Proteins from a single region of Oryza brachyantha chromosome 6, ObraRS2, whole genome shotgun sequence:
- the LOC102711815 gene encoding uncharacterized protein LOC102711815 isoform X2, producing MAVTVAGSRKRGLADILDPAFLDDPFPLPSHHLAKRGRRSSAAASAAELGISLEFHPVEVLRLVFPKEDPQCLQNHFEACGNVLDAAIRGYKDHLESDTENGKDIFSPQVAYESPAMNIPSNGAEWAELVVKEMSSALDLVDAKNRAFRILDLFEKGTVQRTSADATQKLSEEHKILKLMLGGLLEQNGVLKRAFLKQHSRLNDYEKMSQERSQIIVEYEKKIKALEHRNYVLSYHLAQATQHGSISGNFNPDIC from the exons ATGGCGGTCACGGTCGCTGGCAGCCGGAAGCGCGGGCTCGCCGACATCCTCGATCCCGCCTTCCTCGACGACCCGTTCCCTCTCCCGTCGCACCACCTGGCGAAGCGCGGGCggcgctcgtcggcggcggcctccgctGCTGAACTCGGGATCAGCTTGGAGTTTCATCCGGTCGAAGTGCTCCGGCTCGTCTTCCCGAAGGAAGATCCGCAG TGTCTGCAGAACCATTTTGAGGCGTGCGGTAACGTGTTGGACGCTGCAATTAGAGGATACAAAGATCATTTAGAATCTGATACTGAAAACGGAAAAGATATATTCTCTCCTCAAG TTGCATACGAGTCACCTGCAATGAACATTCCATCCAACGGTGCTGAATGGGCTGAGCTAGTTGTCAAGGAAATGTCGTCTGCTCTAGATTTGGTTGATGCCAAAAATCGAGCCTTTAGGATACTTGATTTATTTGAGAAAGGCACTGTGCAACGTACTAGTGCAGATGCAACTCAGAAATTGAGCGAG GAACATAAGATACTAAAGCTGATGCTAGGAGGCCTTCTCGAACAGAACGGTGTCCTGAAGCGCGCTTTTCTTAAACAGCACAGTCGACTCAATGATTATGAGAAAATGTCGCAGGAACGATCGCAGATTATTGTCGAGTACGAAAAGAAGATAAAGGCGCTAGAG CATAGGAATTATGTACTGTCATATCATCTTGCCCAAGCGACCCAACACGGCAGTATCTCTGGCAATTTCAACCCAGATATCTGCTAG
- the LOC121053210 gene encoding desmethyl-deoxy-podophyllotoxin synthase-like, whose amino-acid sequence MAAAAAALVYLLVAPLLAIVSLVYFHWAARRRAGSGRLPPSPWGLPVIGHLHHLMGALPHHAMRDLARRHGPLVMLRLGELPVVVASSAEAAREVMKTRDIEFATRPMSRMTRLVFPVGSEGIIFAPYSDEWRELRKVCTVELLSARRVQSFRAVREEEAGRLLRAVAASSAPPGHAVNLSELLSAYAADSSVRAIVGSRFKDRDKFLTMLERGLKLFARHTLPDLYPSSRLAMSLSRMPRRMMQHRREVTAFTDAIIKEHQENRATIDDDDKEDLLDVFLRIQREGDLQFPLSTERIMTTINDMFAGGSETAATALQWIMAELIRNPRVMQKVQDEVRRVLAGHEKVTEDAMSSLNYMHLVIKETLRLHPPVPLLLPRECRETCQVLGFDVPKGTMVLVNAWAISRDPRYWDNAEEFIPERFEHSNIDFKGTNFEYTPFGAGRRMCPGIAFGLANVELTLASLLYHFDWQLPRGMEPMDLDMTEEMVVSARRLHDLLLVPVVRVPCQ is encoded by the exons atggcggcggcggcggcggccctggTCTACCTGCTCGTCGCTCCTCTGCTTGCCATCGTGTCTCTGGTCTACTTCCACtgggcggcgcgccgccgcgccgggagcggacggctgccgccgtcgccgtggggGCTGCCGGTGATCGGGCACCTCCACCACCTGATGGGCGCGCTCCCGCACCACGCCATGCGCGACCTggcgcggcggcacggccCGCTCGTGATGCTCCGGCTCGGCGAgctccccgtcgtcgtcgcgtcgtccgcggaggcggcgcgcgagGTGATGAAGACGCGCGACATCGAGTTCGCCACGCGGCCCATGAGCCGGATGACGCGGCTCGTCTTCCCCGTCGGCAGCGAGGGCATCATCTTCGCGCCCTACAGCGACGAGTGGAGGGAGCTCCGCAAGGTCTGCACCGTCGAGCTGCTCAGCGCGCGGCGCGTCCAGTCCTTCCGCGCCGtccgcgaggaggaggccggccgCCTGCtccgggcggtggcggcgtcgtcggcgccgccagGGCACGCCGTGAACCTGAGCGAGCTGCTGTCCGCGTACGCCGCCGACTCGTCGGTGCGCGCCATCGTCGGGAGCCGGTTCAAGGACCGGGACAAGTTCCTGACGATGCTGGAGCGCGGGCTCAAGCTGTTCGCCAGGCACACCTTGCCGGATCTCTACCCGTCGTCGCGCCTCGCCATGTCGCTGAGCCGAATGCCTCGCCGGATGATGCAGCACCGCCGGGAGGTGACAGCGTTCACGGACGCCATCATCAAGGAGCACCAAGAGAACAGAGCCACcattgacgacgacgacaaggaGGACTTGCTCGACGTGTTCTTGAGGATCCAGCGGGAAGGTGACCTGCAGTTCCCCCTGTCCACCGAAAGAATCATGACAACAATCAAC GACATGTTTGCGGGGGGCagcgagacggcggcgacggcgttgCAATGGATCATGGCGGAGCTCATAAGAAACCCAAGAGTGATGCAGAAGGTACAAGATGAGGTACGACGAGTACTCGCTGGCCATGAGAAAGTAACCGAAGATGCAATGAGCAGCTTGAATTATATGCACCTTGTCATCAAGGAGACACTGCGGCTGCATCCTCCCGTGCCTTTGCTGTTGCCGCGGGAGTGCAGGGAAACATGCCAAGTGTTAGGATTCGACGTGCCAAAGGGAACAATGGTGTTAGTAAACGCGTGGGCTATCAGCAGGGACCCCAGATACTGGGACAACGCTGAGGAGTTTATCCCCGAGAGGTTTGAGCATAGCAATATCGACTTCAAAGGGACGAACTTTGAGTACACACCATTTGGGGCCGGGCGAAGAATGTGCCCCGGGATCGCATTTGGTCTAGCAAATGTGGAGCTCACACTCGCGAGCCTCCTGTACCATTTCGATTGGCAATTGCCACGTGGGATGGAGCCTATGGATCTGGACATGACGGAGGAGATGGTGGTTAGTGCGAGGCGCCTCCATGATCTTTTGCTTGTTCCTGTGGTTCGTGTTCCTTGCCAGTAG
- the LOC102712093 gene encoding PX domain-containing protein EREL2, with amino-acid sequence MAASLSARKKAPSPPRHRHDGTSGLPLGMDWSPPPKRWEGRNTVWPHNPQTGWSYCVMIPSWITQTPEANATPDNFLNSVVFYRVHVGIQSPEGISSSHGILRRFSDFLKLSSDLKQAFPRKGIPAAPPKHAFSRINSSRLLLEERRNALEEWMQKLLSDIEFSRSAPVAAFLELEAAARSYFQDWNQHPSEAGSSAKSSTDSSPHPAEHGSGVLTESSQISSALAHGTGLTGATGNGVLGDSILDQPNERVSSMLNHRKENHVFVEHGVRNGSVDTHKGIISEEDHDSNPGHARKDSAESLGSDLSSLRGSELSVPGVSSSLGIDEHSQTEQFTGLDMQLLYDMDAQIILPEDQRQKFARLLITMERRQATAKTDMEDLIARVNQEVAVKEYLATKVKDLEVELEATKQKGREVLQQAILAEREKITQMQWDMDELRRRNSEMESNLKIEQNEKTRVQSEKTTASGENEMLLEELETKRKEVESLQQHLEEVEAKSKADIKVLVKEVKSLRNSQKDMKKVLNQYHEEKTELERIVNREKQRSTRARLSREKILHECRLLRERLQECTAKFLADEQVNIAIDPSSLPDALDLVTTSDNRIRLLVAEAQLLPRDDEQDSSDDGDNSDGKSSVAMNSEDAYLTDEETTKMLSDLLIDNAQLRLRLNSLIRNAVNTAVKTEKEGSDGIVPKKTVLNWLLDR; translated from the exons ATGGCGGCGTCGTTGTCGGCGAGGAAGAAGGCCCCGAGCCCGCCGAGGCACCGCCACGACGGCACCTCGGGCCTGCCGCTCGGGATGGACTGGAGCCCGCCCCCGAAGAGATGG GAGGGAAGGAATACTGTATGGCCACATAACCCTCAAACAGGATGGAGTTACTGTGTGATGATACCGTCTTGGATCACTCAGACACCTGAAGCTAATGCGACCCCTGACAACTTCTTGAATTCCGTAGTT TTTTACAGGGTACATGTTGGTATACAATCTCCAGAAGGCATCAGCTCTAGCCATGGAATTCTTCGAAGGTTTAGTGACTTTCTAAAGTTATCTTCTGAT CTTAAGCAGGCATTTCCCAGAAAAGGAATTCCCGCTGCTCCACCAAAGCATGCCTTTTCAAGAATAAATTCAAGCAGGTTGCTTCTAGAAGAG AGAAGGAATGCTTTGGAGGAGTGGATGCAAAAGCTACTTTCTGACATTGAGTTTTCAAGAAGTGCGCCTGTTGCTGCTTTTCTTGAGCTGGAAGCTGCTGCACGCTCAT ATTTCCAAGATTGGAATCAGCATCCTTCTGAAGCGGGTTCTTCAGCAAAAAGTAGTACAGATTCTTCTCCGCATCCTGCTGAACATGGTTCAGGTGTTCTCACTGAGTCCAGTCAAATAAGTTCAGCCCTTGCTCATGGTACTGGTCTGACAGGAGCAACTGGAAATGGTGTGCTAGGAGATTCTATCTTAGATCAGCCCAATGAGCGGGTTAGTAGCATGTTAAATCACAGGAAAGAGAACCATGTCTTTGTGGAACATGGTGTTAGGAATGGTTCTGTAGATACTCATAAGGGAATTATTTCAGAAGAGGATCATGATTCTAACCCTGGCCATGCCAGGAAGGACTCTGCTGAAAGTTTAGGAAGCGATTTGAGTTCTTTGAGGGGAAGTGAGTTATCGGTACCTGGGGTTAGTAGTTCCCTTGGAATTGATGAACATAGCCAAACAGAACAATTTACAGGTTTAGATATGCAGCTTTTATATGATATGGATGCACAAATCATCCTTCCTGAAGATCAAAGGCAGAAGTTTGCTAGACTTTTGATCACCATGGAAAGAAGGCAAGCGACAGCAAAAACTGATATGGAGGATCTCATAGCAAGAGTGAATCAGGAAGTGGCTGTCAAAGAATATCTTGCGACAAAG GTCAAAGATTTGGAGGTTGAATTGGAAGCTACAAAGCAGAAGGGCAGAGAGGTTCTACAGCAGGCTATCTTGGctgaaagagagaaaattacCCAGATGCAATGGGATATGGATGAGCTTCGCAGGAGGAACTCAGAAATGGAGTCAAATCTGAAGATTGAACAG AATGAGAAAACTCGTGTGCAGTCAGAGAAAACAACTGCTAGTGGTGAAAATGAAATGTTACTTGAAGAACTAGAAACTAAACGAAAGGAAGTTGAGAGTTTGCAACAGCATCTTGAAGAAGTTGAGGCAAAGTCTAAAGCAGATATAAAGGTTCTTGTTAAAGAGGTGAAATCCCTCCGGAACTCCCaaaaagatatgaaaaaaGTGCTGAATCAGTATCATGAGGAGAAAACTGAATTAGAG AGGATTGTCAACAGAGAGAAGCAGCGGTCAACACGTGCAAGGTTGTCCCGTGAAAAAATTCTTCACGAATGCAGACTACTCCGTGAGCGTCTTCAAGAATGTACTGCCAAGTTTCTTGCAGATGAGCAAGTCAATATTGCTATTGATCCATCATCTTTGCCTGATGCATTAGATCTTGTGACAACATCAGACAATAGAATACGCCTGCTTGTTGCTGAG GCTCAACTTCTGCCAAGAGATGATGAACAGGACTCTTCTGATGATGGTGATAATTCTGATGGTAAATCCTCAGTTGCCATGAACAGTGAAGATGCATATCTTACTGATGAAGAGACAACAAAAATGTTATCTGATCTGCTTATTGATAATGCACAACTGAGGTTGCGCTTGAATTCTCTCATCCGTAATGCTGTAAATACTGCTGTGAAGACAGAGAAAGAAGGTAGCGATGGAATCGTCCCAAAAAAGACGGTGCTTAATTGGTTATTGGACAGATAG
- the LOC102711815 gene encoding uncharacterized protein LOC102711815 isoform X1 — protein MAVTVAGSRKRGLADILDPAFLDDPFPLPSHHLAKRGRRSSAAASAAELGISLEFHPVEVLRLVFPKEDPQCLQNHFEACGNVLDAAIRGYKDHLESDTENGKDIFSPQVAYESPAMNIPSNGAEWAELVVKEMSSALDLVDAKNRAFRILDLFEKGTVQRTSADATQKLSEEHKILKLMLGGLLEQNGVLKRAFLKQHSRLNDYEKMSQERSQIIVEYEKKIKALEERSQIIVEYEMKIKALEHRNYVLSYHLAQATQHGSISGNFNPDIC, from the exons ATGGCGGTCACGGTCGCTGGCAGCCGGAAGCGCGGGCTCGCCGACATCCTCGATCCCGCCTTCCTCGACGACCCGTTCCCTCTCCCGTCGCACCACCTGGCGAAGCGCGGGCggcgctcgtcggcggcggcctccgctGCTGAACTCGGGATCAGCTTGGAGTTTCATCCGGTCGAAGTGCTCCGGCTCGTCTTCCCGAAGGAAGATCCGCAG TGTCTGCAGAACCATTTTGAGGCGTGCGGTAACGTGTTGGACGCTGCAATTAGAGGATACAAAGATCATTTAGAATCTGATACTGAAAACGGAAAAGATATATTCTCTCCTCAAG TTGCATACGAGTCACCTGCAATGAACATTCCATCCAACGGTGCTGAATGGGCTGAGCTAGTTGTCAAGGAAATGTCGTCTGCTCTAGATTTGGTTGATGCCAAAAATCGAGCCTTTAGGATACTTGATTTATTTGAGAAAGGCACTGTGCAACGTACTAGTGCAGATGCAACTCAGAAATTGAGCGAG GAACATAAGATACTAAAGCTGATGCTAGGAGGCCTTCTCGAACAGAACGGTGTCCTGAAGCGCGCTTTTCTTAAACAGCACAGTCGACTCAATGATTATGAGAAAATGTCGCAGGAACGATCGCAGATTATTGTCGAGTACGAAAAGAAGATAAAGGCGCTAGAG GAGCGATCGCAGATTATTGTCGAGTACGAAATGAAGATAAAGGCGCTAGAG CATAGGAATTATGTACTGTCATATCATCTTGCCCAAGCGACCCAACACGGCAGTATCTCTGGCAATTTCAACCCAGATATCTGCTAG
- the LOC102709089 gene encoding uncharacterized protein LOC102709089 yields MSAVVCGKRSSSIFADDLLPPSPPSPHPHHHHHHPAKRSRCCSPHRAFDAHRREANLHHLISLFPGMDPQLLEGALDASGDDLDSAIKSLNDLRLESTEAILSATGCKSENGLPTAVYPSVEGIVNNGATGTATEHPSVVDSSQTGNSGSEWVELFVREMTNASDMDDARARASRALEVLEKSIVERSGADAAQNLQKENIMLKEQLSVVLRENAVLKRAVAIQHERQKEFDERSQEVQSLKQLVLQYQEQLRTLEINNYALTMHLKQAQQNNSIPGHFNPDVF; encoded by the exons ATGTCTGCGGTAGTCTGTGGCAAGAGGTCCTCCTCCATCTTCGCCGACGACCTCCTCCCGCcgtcccctccctcccctcatccccaccaccaccaccaccacccggcCAAGCGGTCCCGCTGCTGCTCCCCGCACCGCGCCTTCGACGCCCACCGGCGGGAGGCGAACCTCCACCACCTCATCTCCTTGTTCCCGGGCATGGATCCCCAG ttgcTAGAAGGAGCTCTTGATGCTTCTGGAGATGATTTGGATTCAGCAATAAAGAGTTTAAATGATCTGCGCTTGGAATCTACAGAGGCTATCTTATCAGCTACTGGTTGCAAATCTGAAAACGGGCTCCCCACAGCAGTTTACCCATCTGTTGaag GTATAGTTAATAATGGTGCTACGGGTACAGCTACTGAACATCCATCTGTCGTGGATAGTTCTCAGACAGGTAATAGTGGTTCTGAATGGGTTGAACTATTTGTCAGAGAGATGACAAATGCATCTGACATGGACGATGCGCGGGCTCGTGCCTCAAGAGCTTTAGAAGTTTTGGAGAAGTCCATTGTGGAGCGTTCAGGAGCTGATGCAGCACAGAACTTGCAAAAG GAAAATATCATGCTTAAGGAGCAATTGTCCGTCGTCCTGCGAGAGAATGCTGTTCTCAAGCGAGCGGTCGCCATTCAACATGAGCGCCAAAAGGAGTTTGATGAGAGGAGCCAGGAGGTTCAAAGTTTGAAGCAACTTGTTTTGCAGTACCAGGAGCAGCTGAGGACCCTAGAG ATAAACAACTATGCGCTGACGATGCATCTGAAGCAAGCTCAGCAGAACAACTCCATCCCCGGGCACTTCAATCCTGACGTCTTCTAA